Proteins co-encoded in one Haloarcula sp. DT43 genomic window:
- a CDS encoding ubiquitin family protein — translation MSSETLERQASAPDLTTVEVRCTGHVRRVVGEPSLSFPFEGDTLRDFLDAFFREYDVSDMLIAETEADATTEGWAPEMTDLPGDWAKNPEGEQTRCYARVAVNGEFNEHLDGLDTELAAGDRVGLMFPFIFCC, via the coding sequence ATGAGCAGTGAGACACTGGAACGGCAGGCGTCCGCGCCGGACCTGACCACCGTCGAAGTCAGGTGCACCGGCCACGTCCGTCGGGTCGTCGGCGAACCGTCGCTGTCGTTTCCCTTCGAAGGCGACACGCTGCGTGACTTCCTCGACGCCTTCTTCCGGGAGTACGACGTGAGCGATATGCTCATCGCTGAAACCGAAGCCGACGCCACCACGGAGGGATGGGCCCCGGAGATGACGGACCTGCCCGGCGACTGGGCGAAAAACCCCGAGGGCGAACAGACCAGATGTTACGCGCGGGTGGCGGTCAACGGTGAGTTCAACGAGCACCTCGACGGCTTGGACACGGAGCTGGCGGCCGGCGACCGCGTCGGGCTGATGTTCCCGTTCATCTTCTGTTGCTGA
- a CDS encoding ubiquitin-like small modifier protein 1, whose amino-acid sequence MQIELRFFANFREAVGQKTLRREFEDGQRAGDVLRALSEEFAEMDLFEEGELREYLTILRNGTDITHLDGLETALEDGDELSVFPPVAGG is encoded by the coding sequence ATGCAAATCGAGCTGCGGTTTTTCGCCAACTTCCGGGAAGCCGTAGGACAGAAGACGCTGCGGCGCGAGTTCGAGGACGGACAGCGGGCCGGCGACGTGCTCCGGGCCCTCTCCGAGGAGTTCGCCGAGATGGACCTGTTCGAGGAGGGGGAGCTGCGGGAGTACCTGACGATTCTCCGGAACGGCACGGACATCACCCATCTGGACGGGCTGGAGACGGCCCTGGAGGACGGGGACGAACTCAGCGTGTTCCCGCCGGTCGCCGGTGGGTAG
- a CDS encoding Brp/Blh family beta-carotene 15,15'-dioxygenase translates to MELNHHTAVGSAVRRRVALVPGWVASAAAVAPFLAGLPVPPPLQYGPLVVSVVLLGLPHGAVDHLAVARTRGQRPGWRAIARVFALYGVVGGAYALVWFLAPAAAFVLFIAVTWFHWGQGDLYALLALADADHLRSRPQRVGAVLVRGGLPMLVPLLAFPEWYRRVATDLVSLFAPDAAAAIAWAFRTDVRTGLAVAYGALVVVTLAVGFARADARRPWLLDAGETLGLLAYFALVPPVLAIGVYFCLWHSLRHVVRLLLVDDDATAALANRDPAAALARFARDAAPLTAASLALLGGLYFLVPNPPASVPEWVALYLVFIAVVTLPHVVVVTVMDREQGIWA, encoded by the coding sequence ATGGAACTGAACCACCACACCGCCGTCGGGTCGGCAGTCCGTCGCCGGGTCGCGCTGGTCCCCGGCTGGGTCGCCAGCGCCGCCGCCGTCGCGCCCTTCCTCGCCGGACTCCCGGTACCGCCCCCGCTCCAGTACGGCCCGCTGGTCGTCAGCGTCGTCCTGCTCGGGCTGCCCCACGGCGCGGTCGACCACCTCGCGGTCGCCCGCACCCGCGGCCAGCGCCCGGGCTGGCGCGCCATCGCCCGCGTGTTCGCGCTCTACGGCGTCGTCGGCGGGGCCTACGCCCTCGTCTGGTTCCTCGCGCCCGCGGCGGCGTTCGTCCTGTTCATCGCGGTGACGTGGTTCCACTGGGGCCAGGGCGACCTGTACGCGCTTCTCGCGCTGGCCGACGCCGACCACCTCCGCTCGCGCCCCCAGCGAGTCGGGGCCGTCCTCGTCCGGGGCGGCCTGCCGATGCTGGTCCCGTTGCTCGCGTTCCCCGAGTGGTACCGCCGCGTCGCCACGGACCTGGTGTCGCTGTTCGCGCCCGACGCCGCGGCCGCCATCGCGTGGGCGTTCCGGACGGACGTGCGAACTGGACTCGCCGTCGCCTACGGCGCGCTCGTCGTGGTTACGCTAGCTGTGGGCTTCGCCCGCGCCGACGCCCGCCGGCCGTGGCTGCTCGACGCCGGCGAGACGCTGGGTCTGCTCGCGTACTTCGCGCTCGTCCCGCCGGTGCTCGCCATCGGCGTGTACTTCTGTCTCTGGCACTCGCTGCGCCACGTCGTTCGCCTGCTTCTGGTCGACGACGACGCCACTGCCGCGCTCGCAAACCGCGACCCAGCGGCGGCGCTGGCCCGATTCGCTCGCGACGCCGCCCCCCTGACCGCCGCCTCACTCGCTCTGCTCGGCGGCCTGTACTTCCTGGTCCCGAACCCACCTGCGTCTGTCCCGGAGTGGGTCGCGCTCTATCTGGTGTTCATCGCCGTCGTCACGCTCCCCCACGTGGTGGTCGTGACAGTGATGGATAGAGAGCAGGGCATCTGGGCGTAG
- a CDS encoding 50S ribosomal protein L15e, whose amino-acid sequence MARSAYSYIRDAWKNPGDGQLAELQWQRQQEWRDEGAVERIERPTRLDKARAQGYKAKQGVVVARVSVRKGSARKQRHKAGRRSKRQGVTRITRRKDIQRVAEERASRTFPNLRVLNSYSVGQDGRQKWHEVILIDPNHPAIQNDDDLSWICADDQADRAFRGLTGAGRRNRGLGKKGKGSEKTRPSLRSNGGKGK is encoded by the coding sequence ATGGCACGAAGCGCATATTCGTACATTCGAGACGCCTGGAAGAACCCAGGTGACGGACAGCTCGCTGAACTGCAGTGGCAGCGCCAGCAGGAGTGGCGTGACGAAGGGGCCGTCGAGCGCATCGAGCGCCCGACCCGCCTCGACAAGGCCCGCGCACAGGGGTACAAGGCGAAACAGGGCGTCGTCGTCGCCCGCGTCTCCGTCCGCAAGGGCAGCGCACGCAAGCAGCGACACAAGGCCGGTCGCCGCTCCAAGCGCCAGGGCGTCACGCGCATCACCCGCCGGAAGGACATCCAGCGCGTCGCCGAGGAACGCGCCTCCCGTACCTTCCCGAACCTGCGCGTGCTCAACAGCTACTCCGTCGGCCAGGACGGCCGCCAGAAGTGGCACGAAGTCATCCTCATCGACCCGAACCACCCGGCCATCCAGAACGACGACGACCTGTCGTGGATATGTGCCGACGACCAGGCCGACCGCGCCTTCCGCGGCCTGACCGGTGCCGGCCGCCGCAACCGCGGCCTCGGCAAGAAGGGCAAGGGTAGCGAGAAGACCCGTCCGTCGCTGCGCAGCAACGGCGGCAAGGGCAAGTAA
- a CDS encoding C-terminal binding protein, with protein sequence MERVVASDDPMIDVDRLRTALDAEVVAAETGSEAALRDAAAGAAALVVDVNTPVTAAVLDVLDELQVVARAGVGIDNIDVAAAADNGVTVTNVPEYCTDEVATHTVTLLLDCVRTLTAYDRDVRDGGWGWERTRPVHRVRGRTLGLVSFGPIARRVRDQLRGFDLDVVAYDPYVDATEMVAADVEKVTLEELYERADYVSLHAPLTEETAGMIDADALAAMRDRAILVNSGRGGLVDEAALRTALEDGEIAAAGLDVLAEEPPAADHPLVGLDNCVVTPHAAWYSEEARDDLNDAVAANVGAALAGETPPDRIDPDTDWL encoded by the coding sequence ATGGAACGTGTGGTCGCGAGCGATGACCCGATGATTGATGTCGACCGACTGCGGACGGCCCTCGACGCCGAGGTCGTCGCGGCGGAGACCGGCTCCGAGGCGGCGCTCCGGGACGCGGCCGCCGGGGCGGCGGCGCTGGTCGTCGACGTGAACACGCCGGTCACCGCCGCGGTGCTCGACGTGCTGGACGAGCTACAGGTCGTCGCGAGGGCGGGCGTCGGTATCGACAACATCGACGTGGCCGCGGCGGCGGACAACGGCGTGACCGTCACGAACGTCCCCGAGTACTGCACGGACGAGGTCGCCACCCACACGGTGACGCTGCTGCTCGACTGCGTGCGGACGCTCACCGCCTACGACCGCGACGTCCGCGACGGCGGCTGGGGCTGGGAGCGGACCCGCCCGGTCCACCGAGTCCGCGGCCGGACGCTCGGCCTCGTCTCCTTCGGCCCAATCGCGCGGCGGGTGCGGGACCAGCTGCGGGGCTTCGACCTCGACGTCGTCGCGTACGATCCCTACGTCGACGCCACGGAGATGGTCGCGGCGGACGTCGAGAAAGTCACCCTTGAGGAACTGTACGAGCGGGCCGACTACGTCTCCCTCCACGCGCCGCTGACCGAGGAGACGGCGGGGATGATAGACGCCGACGCGCTCGCCGCGATGCGCGACCGGGCGATTCTCGTCAACAGCGGCCGTGGCGGGCTCGTCGACGAGGCAGCGCTCCGGACGGCGCTTGAGGACGGCGAAATCGCGGCCGCCGGCCTCGACGTGCTGGCCGAGGAACCGCCGGCGGCGGACCACCCGCTGGTCGGGCTGGACAACTGCGTCGTCACGCCACACGCGGCGTGGTACTCCGAGGAGGCCCGCGACGACCTGAACGACGCCGTCGCCGCGAACGTCGGGGCTGCGCTGGCCGGCGAGACGCCGCCGGACCGCATCGACCCGGACACCGACTGGCTGTAG
- a CDS encoding aldehyde ferredoxin oxidoreductase family protein, producing MTDLGGFQDHVARIDLGDGNVAYEGIDEEDAKKYIGARGLGVKYVFDQGPDVDPLGPENLLAFMNGPLTGTQVTMSGRIAICTKSPLTGTVTDSHHGGWSGARLKWSGFDGLLFEGQADEPVYALVEDGEVKLRDASNLWGQGIHDTIDDLEAEIEGGSLGKNLSVMAIGPGGENEVKYACIVNEDDRASGRGGTGCVMGNKNLKAVVVKSNTRMPKPKDQETFQEGHKQAMQVIQESDVTAPNEGGLSMYGTNVLMNLTEEMDGLPTKNARYSSTRSYSEAEGDGERIIDSENVSGENVRENILVDEPTCHSCPVACKKEVEVQAMHKGEEMNVRTESYEYESAWALGPNSGHVERDKIAVMLERCNDVGVDTIDVGNTMAMAMEMTEEGKFDDLGDGIDWGDADTMIDMIDMIAHRETELADHLAEGPDHLAEEFDAHTNSLAVKGQTMAAYDPRCMKGMAIGYATSNRGACHLRGYTPAAEILGIPEKVDPREWEGKGELCATFQDLHAISDSFDICKFNAFAEGIEEYVLQYNGMTGLDVSEEELMEAGERVYNLERYYNNLAGFDGSDDDLPNRFVEGDEHAIPAQGGSEGELAELSKMKDEYYEVRDWENGVVTDEKLDELGIDIGPGTGVSSGGAAAPSDD from the coding sequence ATGACAGACCTTGGTGGCTTCCAGGACCACGTGGCGCGAATCGACCTCGGGGACGGGAACGTCGCCTACGAGGGTATCGACGAGGAGGACGCGAAAAAGTACATCGGTGCGCGCGGACTCGGCGTGAAGTACGTCTTCGACCAGGGGCCGGACGTCGACCCGCTGGGGCCGGAGAACCTGCTCGCGTTCATGAACGGCCCGCTGACGGGGACGCAGGTGACGATGAGCGGTCGCATCGCCATCTGTACGAAGTCGCCGCTGACGGGCACGGTCACTGACTCCCACCACGGCGGCTGGTCGGGGGCGCGGCTGAAGTGGTCGGGCTTCGACGGACTGCTGTTCGAGGGGCAGGCCGACGAGCCGGTGTACGCCCTCGTCGAAGACGGCGAAGTGAAACTGCGCGACGCGTCCAACCTCTGGGGCCAGGGCATCCACGACACCATCGACGACCTCGAAGCCGAAATCGAGGGCGGTTCGCTGGGCAAGAACCTCTCCGTGATGGCCATCGGGCCGGGCGGCGAGAACGAGGTCAAGTACGCCTGCATCGTCAACGAGGACGACCGCGCGTCGGGCCGCGGTGGCACCGGCTGTGTGATGGGCAACAAGAACCTCAAGGCCGTCGTCGTCAAGTCCAACACCCGGATGCCGAAGCCGAAAGACCAGGAGACGTTCCAGGAGGGTCACAAGCAGGCGATGCAGGTCATCCAGGAGTCCGACGTGACCGCGCCCAACGAGGGCGGGCTCTCGATGTACGGCACCAACGTCCTGATGAACCTCACCGAGGAGATGGACGGGCTCCCGACGAAGAACGCGCGGTACTCCTCGACGCGGTCGTACTCGGAGGCCGAGGGCGACGGCGAGCGTATCATCGACTCGGAGAACGTCTCCGGCGAGAACGTCCGGGAGAACATCCTGGTCGACGAGCCGACCTGTCACTCCTGTCCGGTCGCCTGCAAGAAGGAGGTCGAAGTCCAGGCGATGCACAAGGGCGAGGAGATGAACGTCCGCACGGAGTCCTACGAGTACGAATCCGCGTGGGCGCTCGGCCCCAACTCCGGCCACGTCGAGCGCGACAAGATAGCCGTGATGCTCGAACGGTGTAACGACGTCGGGGTCGACACAATCGACGTCGGCAACACCATGGCGATGGCCATGGAGATGACCGAGGAGGGCAAGTTCGACGACCTCGGCGACGGCATCGACTGGGGCGACGCCGACACGATGATAGACATGATAGACATGATTGCCCACCGCGAGACGGAGCTCGCGGACCACCTCGCCGAGGGGCCGGACCACCTCGCCGAGGAGTTCGACGCCCACACCAACTCCCTCGCGGTCAAGGGTCAGACGATGGCCGCCTACGACCCGCGCTGCATGAAGGGGATGGCAATCGGCTACGCCACCTCGAACCGCGGGGCGTGTCACCTGCGCGGGTACACGCCCGCGGCGGAGATTCTCGGCATCCCGGAGAAGGTCGACCCGCGGGAGTGGGAGGGCAAAGGCGAGCTGTGCGCCACCTTCCAGGACCTGCACGCCATCAGCGACTCCTTCGACATCTGCAAGTTCAACGCCTTCGCGGAGGGTATCGAGGAGTACGTCCTGCAGTACAACGGCATGACGGGGCTGGACGTGAGCGAGGAGGAACTGATGGAGGCCGGCGAGCGCGTCTACAACCTCGAACGGTACTACAACAACCTCGCCGGCTTCGACGGCTCCGACGACGACCTGCCCAACCGGTTCGTCGAGGGTGACGAACACGCGATTCCGGCCCAGGGCGGCTCCGAAGGTGAACTCGCGGAGCTCTCGAAGATGAAAGACGAGTACTACGAGGTGCGCGACTGGGAGAACGGCGTCGTCACCGACGAGAAACTCGACGAACTCGGCATCGACATCGGCCCCGGAACCGGCGTCAGTTCCGGCGGCGCGGCGGCACCGAGCGACGACTGA